One genomic window of Peromyscus maniculatus bairdii isolate BWxNUB_F1_BW_parent chromosome 2, HU_Pman_BW_mat_3.1, whole genome shotgun sequence includes the following:
- the Cavin4 gene encoding caveolae-associated protein 4 has product MEHNGSASNAGKAHQNRLSSVTEDEDQDAALTIVTVLDKVATIVDSVQASQKRIEERHREMENAIKSVQIDLLKLSQSHSNTGYLVNKLFEKTRKVSAHIKDVKARVEKQRVHVTKVETKQEEIMKKNKFRVVIFQENVRCPSSLSVVKDRSLPENQEEEEEVFDPPIELSSDEEYYVEESRSARFRKSGKEHIDHIKKAFSKENMQKTRQNFDKKVSGIRTRIVTPERRERLRQSGERLRQSGERLRQSGERFKKSISNAAPSKEAFKMRSLRKPKDPKAEGQEGDRGMGVDIIAGSLALGPIHEFHPDEFSETEKEVAKVGYIPQEGGDAPTPEPLKVTFKPQVRVEDDESLLLDLKQSS; this is encoded by the exons ATGGAACACAATGGGTCTGCTTCAAATGCTGGTAAAGCCCACCAGAATCGATTGTCAAGTGTGACTGAAGACGAAGACCAGGATGCTGCTCTTACAATTGTGACTGTCCTGGACAAGGTGGCCACCATCGTGGACAGTGTACAGGCCAGCCAGAAGAGAATAGAGGAGAGACACAGGGAGATGGAGAACGCTATCAAGTCTGTCCAGATCGACCTGCTGAAGCTCTCACAGTCACACAGCAACACGGGCTACCTCGTGAACAAGCTGTTTGAGAAGACCCGCAAAGTCAGCGCTCACATTAAAGATGTGAAGGCCCGGGTGGAGAAGCAGCGGGTTCATGTAACCAAGGTCGAAACCAAGCaagaagaaataatgaagaagaaCAAATTCCGTGTGGTAATATTCCAG gagAATGTTCGGTGCCCCTCGTCCCTGTCTGTTGTTAAAGACAGAAGCCTGCCCGAgaaccaggaggaggaggaggaagtcttTGATCCCCCGATAGAGCTCTCGTCGGATGAAGAATATTACGTTGAAGAAAGCAGATCTGCCAGGTTTAGAAAGTCAGGCAAGGAGCACATTGATCATATCAAGAAGGCGTTTTCCAAAGAAAACATGCAGAAGACACGGCAGAATTTTGACAAGAAAGTGAGTGGAATTAGAACGAGAATAGTCACgcctgagaggagagagaggctcCGGCAGTCCGGGGAGAGGCTCCGGCAGTCGGGGGAAAGGCTCCGGCAGTCCGGAGAGAGGTTTAAGAAATCGATTTCAAATGCAGCCCCCTCAAAGGAAGCTTTTAAGATGCGCAGCCTTAGGAAACCGAAGGATCCCAAGGCCGAGGgccaggagggagacagagggatggGCGTGGACATCATCGCAGGCAGCCTGGCTCTGGGGCCCATCCATGAGTTCCATCCTGATGAGTTCagtgagacagaaaaggaggTGGCCAAGGTAGGGTACATTCCCCAAGAAGGAGGGGACGCCCCGACTCCCGAGCCTTTGAAGGTGACTTTTAAGCCTCAGGTGAGAGTGGAGGACGATGAGTCCCTCCTGTTGGATTTAAAGCAGTCCTCGTGA